From one Gossypium hirsutum isolate 1008001.06 chromosome D08, Gossypium_hirsutum_v2.1, whole genome shotgun sequence genomic stretch:
- the LOC107886400 gene encoding probable serine/threonine-protein kinase PBL19, whose protein sequence is MKCFSIFGKDKSKSKKRETRSAPELRNQSESSDNPALSRTTKSLPSPRSIPELYKEKEHNLRVFSLDELRDATNCFNRKLKIGEGGFGSVYKGTIKPLSGRGDPIVVAVKKLNAHGLQGHKEWLAEIQFLGVVSHPNLVKLIGYCSVDGERGIQRMLVYEYMPNRSLEDHLFNSTSTLPWKMRLEIMLGVAEGLAYLHEGLEVKVIYRDFKSSNVLLDENFRPKLSDFGLAREGPTGDRTHVSTGVYGTYGYAAPEYVETGHLTIQSDIWTFGVVLYEILTGRRTVERNRPTLEQKLLDWVKQFPPDSRRFSMIIDPRLRNNYSLNAAQKVGKLANSCLNKNAKERPAMSEVVESLKQVIQELEEASSSSVNNSAGPSSSRNGTRRRSK, encoded by the exons ATGAAGTGTTTTTCAATATTCGGCAAAGACAAATCAAAGAGCAAGAAAAGAGAAACAAGATCTGCTCCTGAGTTGAGGAACCAAAGTGAATCATCGGATAACCCAGCACTGAGTCGAACAACGAAATCTTTGCCATCTCCAAGGAGTATACCGGAGTTGTACAAAGAGAAAGAGCATAATTTGAGAGTTTTCTCTTTAGACGAGTTGAGGGACGCAACTAACTGTTTCAACAGGAAGTTAAAGATCGGAGAGGGTGGTTTTGGGAGTGTTTATAAGGGAACAATTAAGCCTCTCAGTGGTCGAGGTGATCCTATTGTTGTTGCTGTTAAGAAGCTCAACGCCCATGGTTTGCAG GGTCACAAGGAATGGCTTGCGGAGATTCAATTTCTTGGTGTGGTTAGTCATCCGAACCTAGTAAAACTTATAGGGTATTGTTCGGTAGATGGCGAACGAGGGATACAGAGGATGTTGGTGTACGAATACATGCCTAATCGGAGTTTGGAAGATCATCTTTTTAATAGTACATCCACGTTGCCTTGGAAAATGAGATTAGAGATTATGCTTGGTGTAGCTGAAGGACTGGCTTATCTACATGAGGGATTGGAAGTCAAG GTGATATATCGAGATTTCAAATCTTCGAATGTGCTGTTGGATGAAAATTTTAGGCCAAAGCTCTCAGATTTTGGTCTTGCAAGGGAAGGGCCGACGGGTGATCGTACTCATGTATCAACAGGG GTGTATGGAACTTATGGCTATGCTGCCCCAGAGTACGTTGAAACCGGCCACCTCACAATCCAAAGCGATATATGGACATTCGGAGTGGTACTTTATGAGATCCTCACAGGGAGGCGAACAGTGGAAAGAAACCGCCCGACATTGGAACAGAAGCTTCTAGACTGGGTGAAACAGTTCCCTCCTGACAGTAGACGATTCAGCATGATAATAGACCCTCGACTTAGGAACAATTATTCTCTCAATGCGGCTCAAAAAGTGGGGAAGTTAGCTAATAGCTGCCTAAACAAAAATGCGAAAGAAAGACCGGCGATGAGTGAAGTGGTAGAGAGCTTGAAGCAAGTGATACAAGAATTAGAAGAGGCAAGCTCCTCCTCGGTCAACAACTCTGCCGGTCCATCTTCATCTAGGAATGGCACAAGGCGAAGATCCAAATAA
- the LOC121219883 gene encoding uncharacterized protein, which yields MRRVFCCALWAIWGERNKRVHEKVSRSGKEIAGFVQRYISELKGIKEKATKSIKEGRIWKHPPGHFIKINFDAAFDENARQSAVGIVARDSQGSALLSIIELHHQVASAFAAEAIACRTATRIGLIGRVPDYAERLKKDERKGVQRSR from the exons ATGCGTAGGGTATTTTGTTGTGCTCTTTGGGCAATCTGGGGAGAGCGGAATAAAAGAGTACATGAGAAGGTTAGTAGATCTGGGAAAGAAATTGCAGGTTTTGTACAGAGATATATTTCAGAGCTCAAGGGGATCAAAGAAAAAGCTACAAAAAGTATTAAAGAAGGTAGAATATGGAAACACCCACCTGGTCACTTTATAAAGATTAACTTTGACGCAGCCTTTGATGAAAACGCGCGACAATCGGCAGTGGGAATTGTGGCCAGAGACAGTCAAGGAAGCGCCCTTTTATCTATTATAGAGCTTCATCACCAAGTAGCATCAGCCTTTGCTGCAGAAGCAATTGCTTGCAGGACAGCAACTCGCATCGGT cTGATTGGTAGAGTTCCGGATTATGCCGAGCGACTGAAGAAAGATGAACGGAAGGGAGTACAAAGAAGCAGATGA
- the LOC121220359 gene encoding uncharacterized protein, with product MEKYLGLPNMIGRRKKESFQYLKDKVNSRIRDWSIRWLSQGGKEVFIKSILQAIPTYAMSCFLLPNSLCGDLEKIFANFWWQKKQGQKGIHWCKWEHMCRGKEEGETNFLNSRLGNNCSYTWKSIWATRGILSEGLCWKVGNGSEISMMNDSWIPYYARLSSHFVNLRDCKVAELIDESKREWKQGLIESTFPMEIAERIICIPLAKEPHKDFPAWRGESLGEFTVRSAYKLLQDKNYNLANSLELYSNMGESALPKAPKSNDMFWVW from the exons ATGGAAAAGTATTTAGGTCTCCCTAATATGATTGGAAGACGTAAAAAGGAGTCCTTTCAATATTTGAAGGATAAGGTCAATTCCAGAATCAGAGATTGGAGCATTAGATGGCTTTCACAAGGAGGAAAGGAAGtgtttattaaatcaattttacaGGCCATTCCAACTTATGCTATGTCATGTTTTCTTCTTCCTAACTCTTTATGTGGAGATTTGGAAAAAATCTTTGCAAATTTCTGGTGGCAAAAGAAGCAAGGGCAGAAAGGGATCCATTGGTGCAAATGGGAGCATATGTGTAGAGGCAAAGAAGAAGGGG AAACTAATTTCTTAAACTCGCGCCTTGGGAATAATTGCTCTTACACATGGAAGAGTATATGGGCTACTAGGGGTATTCTATCAGAAGGATTATGCTGGAAAGTGGGGAATGGGAGTGAAATTTCGATGATGAATGATAGTTGGATACCATATTATGCCAGGTTATCATCGCATTTTGTTAATTTACGTGATTGTAAAGTTGCAGAGCTAATTGATGAAAGTAAGAGGGAGTGGAAACAGGGCTTGATTGAGTCTACCTTTCCAATGGAGATAGCTGAGAGAATCATCTGCATTCCGCTTGCAAAAGAGCCTCACAAAGATTTTCCAGCCTGGAGGGGAGAGTCCTTGGGAGAGTTCACCGTGAGAagcgcctataaactattacaag ATAAAAACTACAATTTGGCGAATAGCCTGGAATTATATTCCAACATGGGTGAATCTGCACTTCCGAAGGCGCCTAAGTCAAACGACATGTTCTGGGTGTGGTAG